A genomic stretch from Thermomonospora umbrina includes:
- a CDS encoding NADP-dependent oxidoreductase, with protein MKALATPSYIPLEELAVMEVADPVPGPGQLLLRVRAAALNPLDVKLITGEYAHLFAVRHPFVVGMDAAGTVAAVGEGVSGYAVGDEVVAYTHFDPGAIAEYTLVAEGPQVAHRPAGLDAVTGAALPSVALSAGCVLDAARLGPGDDLLVIGATGGVGSITVQLAAQARAEVIGTATAADAAYVLGLGARATIDHTATETVEEALRLRPGGFDVVVDLVHTGTGLVSTAAAVKPGGRLISTLFGPDDLGGDVTVVYVRMSPQAGRLRRFADQAATGRLTVEVVRTAPLADAPKAVADFAAGVHTRGKVVITL; from the coding sequence ATGAAGGCCCTGGCCACACCCTCGTACATCCCCTTGGAGGAACTGGCCGTGATGGAGGTGGCGGACCCGGTTCCGGGCCCGGGGCAGCTCCTGCTCCGGGTGCGGGCCGCGGCGCTCAACCCGCTGGACGTCAAGCTCATCACCGGCGAGTACGCGCACCTGTTCGCCGTGCGGCACCCGTTCGTCGTCGGAATGGACGCCGCGGGGACCGTGGCGGCCGTGGGCGAGGGCGTCTCCGGCTACGCCGTCGGTGACGAGGTCGTGGCCTACACGCACTTCGACCCCGGCGCCATCGCGGAGTACACCCTGGTCGCGGAGGGGCCGCAGGTCGCCCACCGCCCGGCGGGCCTCGACGCCGTGACCGGTGCCGCCCTGCCCTCGGTGGCGTTGTCCGCCGGCTGCGTTCTGGACGCCGCGCGACTCGGGCCCGGCGACGATCTGCTCGTCATCGGCGCCACCGGCGGAGTGGGCTCCATCACCGTGCAACTGGCCGCCCAGGCGCGCGCGGAGGTGATCGGCACCGCGACCGCCGCCGACGCCGCGTACGTCCTGGGTCTGGGCGCTCGGGCGACGATCGACCACACCGCGACCGAGACCGTCGAGGAGGCCCTGCGCCTGCGGCCCGGTGGGTTCGACGTCGTGGTCGACCTGGTCCACACCGGCACGGGCCTGGTGTCCACCGCCGCAGCGGTCAAACCCGGCGGGCGGCTGATCTCCACGCTCTTCGGCCCCGACGACCTCGGCGGCGACGTCACCGTGGTGTACGTCCGGATGAGCCCCCAGGCCGGTCGCCTCCGGCGGTTCGCCGACCAGGCCGCCACCGGACGCCTGACCGTCGAGGTCGTCCGAACGGCCCCCCTCGCCGATGCCCCGAAGGCCGTGGCCGACTTCGCGGCGGGTGTCCACACCCGCGGCAAGGTCGTGATCACCCTCTGA
- a CDS encoding helix-turn-helix transcriptional regulator, with protein sequence MGSNGWSDPRQVLESAHIVLGAPLDEVPARLSQILAELVPHRALAMLTGTCARQPLRAHGDAAVTGRVSSAELARLAETVVPGEPWSGEATLGGVARPVLAVACDPGGAAGSLLAVVPPRVADPGEAAGQVVQRLWDVVTLHLTVRMSAADPVPLAHNRIAASERARAIGELTDLHRVTLTTLLSTLRSRRLDDTAARRAATDLAVSALIDLRTAGEVDRALSEEPADRAFARLADELRLLAHYGEVSLELVGPGQDERSLPADITNTARVLVRGTVLAMLEQDGLRRIRASWQPTDGELRVTVRDDGPGTLSADTLTAHRLTERVRALNGTLALEATPGWGTLVTVTLPLTAPPGPATDPLVALNPRELEVLRQLTLGHRNRQIAERLHISERTVKFHVTNILDKLDVGSRGEAAATARSAGL encoded by the coding sequence ATGGGATCGAACGGCTGGTCCGATCCGCGTCAGGTGCTGGAGTCGGCCCACATCGTGCTCGGTGCGCCGCTGGACGAGGTGCCGGCCCGGCTGTCACAGATCCTGGCGGAGCTCGTGCCGCATCGGGCGCTCGCCATGCTCACCGGCACCTGCGCCCGGCAGCCCCTGCGGGCCCATGGCGACGCGGCGGTCACCGGGAGGGTCTCCAGCGCCGAGCTGGCGCGGTTGGCCGAGACGGTCGTGCCCGGTGAGCCGTGGTCCGGCGAGGCGACGCTGGGCGGGGTCGCACGGCCGGTCCTCGCGGTGGCGTGCGATCCCGGCGGCGCGGCGGGCTCGCTCCTGGCGGTCGTCCCGCCTCGGGTCGCCGACCCGGGCGAGGCCGCCGGTCAGGTCGTGCAACGTCTGTGGGACGTGGTCACCCTGCATCTCACCGTCCGGATGTCGGCGGCGGACCCCGTCCCTTTGGCGCACAACCGGATCGCGGCCAGCGAACGCGCGCGGGCCATCGGCGAGCTCACCGACCTGCACCGCGTCACCCTGACCACGCTGCTGAGCACCCTGCGCTCGCGCAGGCTCGACGACACCGCCGCCCGCCGGGCGGCCACCGACCTCGCCGTCTCCGCACTGATCGACCTGCGGACCGCCGGCGAGGTCGACCGCGCCCTCAGCGAGGAGCCGGCCGACCGGGCGTTCGCCCGACTGGCCGATGAGCTGCGGCTGCTGGCCCACTACGGCGAGGTCTCCTTGGAACTGGTCGGCCCCGGACAGGACGAACGCTCCCTGCCCGCCGACATCACCAACACGGCGCGGGTCCTCGTGCGCGGCACGGTCCTGGCCATGCTCGAACAGGACGGTCTCCGTCGGATCAGGGCGAGTTGGCAGCCGACGGACGGCGAGTTGCGCGTCACGGTGCGGGACGACGGACCGGGCACCCTGTCCGCCGACACGCTGACCGCACACCGCCTCACCGAACGGGTCCGCGCGCTGAACGGGACCCTGGCGCTGGAGGCCACCCCCGGCTGGGGCACCCTGGTCACCGTCACCCTGCCCCTCACCGCGCCCCCGGGCCCGGCCACCGATCCGCTGGTCGCCCTCAACCCTCGGGAGCTCGAGGTCCTTCGGCAACTCACCCTGGGCCACCGCAACCGGCAGATCGCCGAGCGCCTGCACATCAGCGAACGCACCGTGAAGTTCCACGTGACCAACATCCTGGACAAGCTCGACGTCGGCTCCCGGGGCGAGGCCGCCGCCACCGCCCGGAGCGCCGGCCTCTGA
- a CDS encoding phytanoyl-CoA dioxygenase — protein MDIEGFVRDGHVVIRRAFDADVAAACRAVIWTALRSHGIDRADRGTWRIPKVEVECPPGGPFAAAAGGAALLDAVDALIGAGRWRAPIPAHGGMPVKFPSEDWPGGTGWHIEGNWWGGEDYWTDVRSTGRGLTAFFLFSDIGPDDAPTRLVSGSHLFVPPLLAAAGPAGMSGTAVAERLRPSVLHRPVTHATGRAGDVYLLHPFMVHTATWPHSGTTPRMMSQPGIAVPDGFDLDGTDPSPVARAIVQGLTLAPER, from the coding sequence GTGGACATCGAGGGTTTTGTGCGGGACGGCCATGTGGTGATCCGTCGGGCGTTCGACGCCGATGTCGCGGCGGCGTGCCGCGCGGTGATCTGGACGGCGCTGCGATCCCACGGGATCGACCGGGCGGACCGCGGCACCTGGCGGATCCCCAAGGTGGAGGTTGAGTGCCCGCCCGGGGGTCCGTTCGCCGCTGCGGCCGGTGGCGCGGCCCTCCTCGACGCCGTCGACGCGCTGATCGGCGCCGGTCGGTGGCGGGCCCCGATCCCCGCCCACGGCGGGATGCCGGTGAAGTTCCCCTCCGAGGACTGGCCGGGCGGCACCGGCTGGCACATCGAGGGCAACTGGTGGGGCGGTGAGGACTACTGGACCGACGTGCGCTCCACCGGGCGCGGGCTGACGGCGTTCTTCCTGTTCTCCGACATCGGGCCCGACGACGCGCCCACCCGGCTGGTCAGCGGCTCCCACCTGTTCGTGCCCCCGCTGCTCGCCGCCGCCGGACCCGCCGGGATGAGCGGCACCGCCGTCGCCGAGCGGCTGCGGCCCTCCGTGCTGCACCGCCCCGTCACCCACGCCACCGGCCGGGCCGGCGACGTGTACCTGCTGCACCCCTTCATGGTCCACACCGCGACCTGGCCGCACAGCGGGACCACACCACGGATGATGTCCCAACCCGGCATCGCCGTCCCCGACGGCTTCGACCTGGACGGCACCGACCCCTCACCCGTCGCCCGGGCGATCGTCCAGGGACTCACACTCGCCCCGGAACGATGA
- a CDS encoding S8 family serine peptidase, whose protein sequence is MILTRSTRWAAVSLFLACALAITGTAGVAGARDTAEMTPALERELADGGRAAFFVMLRGRAELRAASTARRHSERTAAGHRALTRAAERDQRALRRMLAAEGVRYEAFWIVNTLLVHDADRALAERIAARPEVERLVERRSARRPDTVPTGDVGTTDAGPEWNVAHIGAPRVWSELGTRGEGIVVAGIDTGVRHDHPALVGQYRGRRADGSFVHDYNWYDPQNYCERTGRPAQIPCDLNGHGSHTLGTAVGDDGAGNQIGVAPGAKWIAVAAGGLFLLQEDLLRAGQWVLAPTDRTGAAPRPDLAPHVVNNSWGWENWPDDFYTQMIDNWIAVGIFPVFGSGNSGPNCGTVIPPGQGPGAYSVGAYDGTGQIWSQSSRGPSPLGGETKPNIAAPGVNIRSVNDAGGYESLNGTSMATPHVTGTVALMWSKAPQVAGDIARTKAILDLTATDVADTSCGGAPSDNNVYGEGRLNARNAVELASLVPAR, encoded by the coding sequence GTGATTCTCACGAGGAGTACGCGATGGGCGGCGGTGAGCCTGTTCCTGGCGTGCGCCCTCGCCATCACCGGCACGGCCGGGGTGGCGGGCGCGCGGGACACCGCCGAGATGACGCCGGCCCTGGAACGAGAACTCGCCGACGGCGGACGCGCCGCCTTCTTCGTCATGCTGAGGGGACGCGCCGAGCTGCGGGCCGCGAGCACCGCGCGGCGGCACTCCGAACGCACCGCCGCGGGGCACCGGGCGCTGACCCGGGCCGCCGAGCGCGACCAGCGGGCGTTGCGCCGGATGTTGGCGGCCGAGGGCGTTCGGTACGAGGCGTTCTGGATCGTCAACACGCTGCTCGTGCACGACGCCGACCGGGCCCTGGCCGAGCGGATCGCCGCGCGTCCGGAGGTCGAGCGGCTGGTGGAGCGGCGCAGCGCACGCCGTCCCGACACCGTGCCGACCGGGGACGTCGGCACGACCGACGCCGGGCCGGAGTGGAACGTTGCGCACATCGGCGCACCACGGGTCTGGTCGGAGCTGGGCACCCGGGGTGAGGGCATCGTGGTGGCCGGTATCGATACCGGTGTCCGCCACGATCACCCCGCGCTGGTCGGCCAGTACCGGGGCAGGCGGGCCGACGGCTCGTTCGTCCATGACTACAACTGGTACGACCCCCAGAACTACTGCGAGCGCACCGGCCGTCCCGCCCAGATCCCGTGTGACCTGAACGGGCACGGCTCGCACACGCTCGGCACCGCCGTCGGCGACGACGGCGCGGGCAACCAGATCGGCGTCGCGCCCGGCGCGAAGTGGATCGCGGTCGCGGCCGGTGGCCTCTTCCTGCTCCAGGAGGACCTGCTGCGGGCCGGCCAGTGGGTCCTGGCCCCGACCGACCGCACCGGCGCCGCCCCCCGACCCGACCTGGCCCCGCACGTGGTCAACAACTCGTGGGGCTGGGAGAACTGGCCGGACGACTTCTACACCCAGATGATCGACAACTGGATCGCGGTCGGCATCTTCCCGGTCTTCGGCTCCGGCAACAGCGGCCCGAACTGCGGCACCGTGATCCCGCCCGGCCAGGGCCCCGGTGCCTACAGCGTGGGCGCGTACGACGGCACCGGGCAGATCTGGTCGCAGTCGTCGCGGGGGCCGTCCCCGCTGGGCGGCGAGACCAAGCCGAACATCGCCGCACCCGGGGTGAACATCCGCTCGGTGAACGACGCGGGCGGTTACGAGTCCCTCAACGGGACGTCGATGGCCACCCCGCACGTCACCGGGACCGTCGCGCTGATGTGGTCGAAGGCTCCCCAGGTGGCGGGCGACATCGCGCGGACCAAGGCGATCCTCGACCTCACCGCCACCGATGTCGCCGACACCTCGTGCGGCGGCGCCCCGTCCGACAACAACGTGTACGGCGAGGGCAGGCTGAACGCCCGCAACGCGGTGGAGTTGGCCTCCCTCGTGCCCGCCCGCTGA
- a CDS encoding SAM-dependent methyltransferase produces MSGNDQEFPWDEAERDLMEGIDTSVPHSARIWNYWMGGKDHYSVDRQAGDQFAAIYPGIVDMARVSRYFIARVVRHLAAEVGIRQFLDIGTGLPSHDNTHEVAQRVDPSAHVIYVDNDPLVLSHAHALLTSASTSRTDYIEADLRDPDRILDVARTKLDFTRPIALMLMGVLGHVPVTDEHDSQAHTIVATLTTALPPGSFLAVYDGTDTDPAYVEAIRLYNEGGSVPYTLRSPEQITAFLDGLDPVPPGVVPLHRWHPDPSPFGPSTPVDAWGGIAAKPAAGPRH; encoded by the coding sequence ATGAGCGGCAACGACCAGGAGTTCCCGTGGGACGAGGCCGAAAGGGATCTGATGGAGGGCATCGATACATCGGTGCCGCACTCCGCCCGGATCTGGAACTACTGGATGGGCGGGAAGGATCATTACTCCGTCGACCGACAAGCCGGTGACCAGTTCGCCGCGATCTACCCGGGCATCGTCGACATGGCCCGCGTGTCCCGGTACTTCATCGCCCGTGTCGTCCGCCACCTGGCCGCCGAGGTCGGCATCCGTCAATTCCTGGACATCGGGACCGGGCTGCCCAGCCACGACAACACCCACGAGGTGGCTCAACGCGTCGACCCCAGCGCCCACGTCATCTACGTCGACAACGACCCCCTGGTGCTCTCCCACGCGCATGCCCTCCTCACCAGCGCCTCGACCAGCCGCACCGACTACATCGAGGCCGACCTGCGCGATCCCGATCGCATCTTGGACGTCGCGCGGACCAAACTGGACTTCACCCGGCCGATCGCTTTGATGCTCATGGGAGTCCTCGGGCACGTTCCCGTCACCGACGAACACGACTCACAGGCGCACACCATCGTCGCCACCCTCACCACCGCGCTGCCCCCCGGCAGCTTCCTGGCCGTTTACGACGGAACCGACACCGACCCGGCCTATGTCGAAGCCATACGCCTTTACAACGAGGGCGGCTCCGTCCCTTACACTCTGCGCAGCCCTGAGCAGATCACCGCTTTCCTCGATGGCCTGGATCCGGTCCCGCCCGGCGTCGTTCCCCTCCACCGGTGGCACCCCGACCCCAGCCCTTTCGGCCCTTCCACGCCCGTCGACGCCTGGGGGGGCATCGCCGCCAAGCCCGCAGCCGGCCCTCGTCACTAG
- a CDS encoding DUF5753 domain-containing protein: protein MKPDASGCSGNEIVQLGRAHRHDISEMMRYARAHRRACAVKYAHGMWSIIHLGGSGAGRMARRGPSITREPPMDRPEDDRPAAVRDFIAALNEARRRAGRPSLQTLEQLSAKLTQPVQKQSGLRVLVLSDSTTSNILNGLRQGLPKWQWVASFIIVLRVVAAQSGRDPDAVIGTLESWETRYDTADAALQAAPDASGEQRARVDRTAADVAAVDASAAESRRALERGDTGPPAAPTARSAGHVGGDTRWAGMLTLVKQAKALTWWHDHRDIVPDWLEIYLSMEPAAELIQTYEPQFIPGLLQTPDYARGAVLLEHRATPPADIERRVRLRMLRQRILNGPRPRRLWALVEEAALRTLIGGPDVMRDQIRHLIELCARPHVTLQVIGSDQDTEPVSDGRAPAGAPIAILRFTEAELPDLVYLEQPHGALYPDKRIDIDYYRHTFERLAIRAETPSTTVRILHSILTDI from the coding sequence ATGAAGCCGGATGCCTCCGGATGTTCCGGGAACGAGATCGTTCAATTGGGCCGCGCACATCGTCACGATATTTCTGAAATGATGCGATATGCCCGGGCGCACCGGAGGGCCTGTGCGGTAAAGTACGCGCACGGAATGTGGAGTATTATCCACCTTGGCGGATCGGGCGCCGGCAGGATGGCCCGCCGAGGACCGTCGATCACAAGGGAACCGCCCATGGACCGGCCCGAAGATGACCGCCCGGCGGCGGTGCGCGACTTCATCGCCGCTCTGAACGAGGCCCGACGGCGCGCGGGGCGCCCCAGCCTGCAGACGCTGGAACAGTTGTCGGCGAAGCTCACTCAGCCGGTGCAGAAGCAGTCGGGACTACGCGTTCTGGTGCTGTCGGACTCGACCACGTCCAACATCTTGAACGGCCTTCGCCAGGGCCTGCCCAAGTGGCAGTGGGTCGCCTCCTTCATCATCGTGCTCCGGGTGGTGGCCGCTCAGTCCGGGCGGGACCCCGATGCCGTGATCGGCACTCTGGAGAGTTGGGAGACCAGATACGACACGGCGGACGCCGCTCTCCAAGCCGCCCCCGATGCGAGCGGTGAGCAGCGGGCGCGGGTCGACCGTACGGCCGCCGACGTGGCGGCCGTCGACGCCTCCGCGGCCGAGAGCCGGAGGGCGCTGGAGCGAGGCGACACCGGGCCACCGGCGGCGCCGACCGCTCGATCGGCCGGTCACGTCGGCGGCGATACCCGGTGGGCCGGAATGCTCACCCTGGTGAAGCAGGCCAAGGCGCTCACCTGGTGGCACGACCACCGCGACATCGTGCCCGACTGGCTGGAGATCTATCTGAGCATGGAGCCGGCCGCCGAGCTCATCCAGACCTATGAGCCGCAGTTCATCCCCGGCCTGCTGCAGACACCCGACTACGCCCGCGGTGCCGTGCTCCTGGAACATCGCGCCACACCGCCCGCGGACATCGAACGCCGTGTCCGACTGCGGATGCTCCGCCAGCGGATCCTGAACGGGCCTCGTCCTCGCAGGCTCTGGGCCCTGGTCGAGGAGGCGGCGCTACGGACGTTGATCGGCGGACCCGACGTGATGCGCGACCAGATCCGGCACCTCATCGAGCTGTGCGCCCGGCCGCACGTCACGCTGCAGGTGATCGGTTCCGACCAGGACACCGAGCCCGTCTCCGACGGTCGCGCGCCCGCCGGAGCGCCCATCGCCATTCTGCGGTTCACCGAGGCCGAGTTGCCCGATCTGGTGTATCTCGAGCAGCCGCACGGCGCCTTGTACCCCGACAAGCGCATCGACATCGATTATTACCGTCACACGTTCGAGCGTTTGGCGATTCGAGCCGAGACCCCATCGACAACGGTGCGGATTCTTCACTCCATCCTCACCGACATCTGA
- a CDS encoding DEAD/DEAH box helicase, producing MLEFWRAVEMFSPQSVPKVDRRSRVGAVVPGEPLPWQDGHEFASLRLGKGMTWRHTVYGGVFSLERVREVLERAFGRAPEDLDGRPLGESALLALTVTAEGQPLLGSQELSGCAWAVGRTVTPGPADGAWLNGFDAATEECASELAALTDVQDEDDTPAEVLERGFRLGLQIGHAELVEFTESVAERFGVGSVLAPAGLRIASVPVPLRSRYDADGSGFLNSFFVADLGRVGRRVAEGDYGRALDTYLRGGEDPDPAARVDVRRAPDTVHERVAPGSVPAGRWPTDPRWALALSQQFAVSTAMAELMDGAGLLAVNGPPGTGKTTMLRDLLAAIVVERASRLAELPSPAAAFAGQAGWRTGNHWRSVRSWQPRLTGFEVVVASANNGAVENVSLELPQRDAVHMPADYFAAVADRVLRREGRPLQGWGTIAARLGNKKNRQEFVGSFWFSDRDSGEPGLMDILKEYRTGGGPLGWSEAVAAFRATRREVERLRGERDEAYGLPAELSRAERDHAEATRASSTARGRHAAIRRRVAAAEDGARSAERLLRRTQEERTAHAGTKPGLIDTVFTLGRVTRAWYRRDEQLADAVTQAQQRLDHAHQTLDAQGRAASSSDRNVAQLERRARELSDRVTTVRARLETARSRWGDAFLDGRHWADEESREKTAPWTDAEWNEARSRLFLDALRLHQAFLAAQADTMTKNLRAAMEILQGAAPSDAPVQAVRAAWQSLFFVVPLVSTTFASFDRVFSHLGREDLGWLFIDEAGQAAPQMAVGALWRARRAVIVGDPLQLEPVVTLPFTAQQALRRHFGVRPAWLPGRTSVQRLADQTNRYGTYLPEEDGQVWVGAPLRVHRRCDEPMFGISNRVAYDGLMVYGVTGRTGPFPDITPAPPSSPPASKWIDVVSTESRGHWIPAEGAELRRVLTGLRDACGIAPDQIFVISPFRDVAAQIERFRREPGFGGLRGGTIHTAQGKEADVVVFVLGGDPAKPGAKSWAAQKPNLVNVAASRARRRLYVIGNHREWSRQRHFDVLAAHLPRTDPIGPPSR from the coding sequence GGGTCTTCTCGCTGGAGCGTGTGCGGGAGGTCCTGGAACGGGCGTTCGGCCGGGCCCCCGAGGACCTGGACGGACGGCCGCTCGGGGAGAGCGCGCTGCTGGCGTTGACGGTCACCGCGGAGGGGCAGCCGCTGCTGGGCTCGCAGGAGTTGTCGGGGTGCGCGTGGGCGGTGGGGCGCACCGTGACGCCGGGGCCGGCCGACGGCGCCTGGCTGAACGGATTCGACGCGGCGACCGAGGAGTGCGCGAGCGAACTCGCGGCGCTGACCGACGTCCAGGACGAGGACGACACCCCGGCCGAGGTACTGGAACGGGGATTCAGGCTGGGCCTGCAGATCGGTCACGCCGAGCTCGTCGAGTTCACCGAGTCGGTGGCCGAGAGGTTCGGCGTGGGGTCGGTCCTGGCCCCCGCCGGGCTGCGGATCGCCAGCGTGCCGGTGCCCTTGAGGTCCCGGTACGACGCGGACGGCTCCGGCTTCCTCAACAGCTTCTTCGTCGCGGACCTGGGGCGCGTCGGGCGCCGGGTCGCCGAGGGGGACTACGGACGGGCGCTGGACACCTATCTCCGCGGCGGTGAGGACCCCGATCCGGCGGCGCGTGTGGACGTCCGGCGGGCGCCGGACACCGTTCACGAACGGGTGGCGCCCGGGTCGGTGCCGGCCGGACGATGGCCGACCGATCCGCGGTGGGCGCTCGCGCTGAGTCAGCAGTTCGCCGTCAGCACGGCGATGGCCGAGCTGATGGACGGCGCCGGTCTGCTGGCGGTGAACGGGCCACCGGGCACGGGCAAGACCACGATGCTGCGCGATCTGCTCGCCGCGATCGTGGTGGAGCGGGCCTCCCGGCTGGCGGAGCTGCCCTCGCCGGCCGCGGCGTTCGCCGGTCAGGCCGGTTGGCGGACCGGGAACCACTGGCGGTCGGTCCGATCCTGGCAGCCGCGGCTGACCGGCTTCGAGGTGGTGGTCGCCTCCGCCAACAACGGCGCGGTGGAGAACGTCTCCCTGGAGCTTCCCCAGCGCGACGCCGTGCACATGCCCGCCGACTACTTCGCCGCCGTTGCCGACAGGGTGCTCCGCAGGGAGGGCAGGCCGCTCCAGGGGTGGGGCACGATCGCCGCGCGACTGGGCAACAAGAAGAACCGGCAGGAGTTCGTCGGCTCGTTCTGGTTCAGCGATCGCGACTCCGGCGAGCCGGGGCTGATGGACATCCTCAAGGAGTACCGGACCGGCGGCGGACCCCTCGGCTGGAGCGAGGCGGTCGCGGCCTTCCGAGCGACCCGGCGGGAGGTCGAGCGACTACGCGGCGAGCGTGATGAGGCGTACGGCCTGCCCGCCGAGCTGTCCCGCGCCGAACGCGATCACGCCGAGGCGACCCGCGCGTCGTCCACGGCCCGCGGTCGGCACGCCGCGATCCGGCGGCGGGTGGCCGCCGCGGAGGACGGCGCTCGTTCCGCCGAACGGCTCCTGCGGCGCACCCAGGAGGAACGCACGGCGCACGCCGGCACCAAACCCGGGCTGATCGACACCGTCTTCACCCTGGGCCGGGTCACGCGCGCCTGGTACCGCCGAGACGAGCAGTTGGCCGACGCCGTGACACAGGCGCAGCAGCGGTTGGACCATGCCCACCAGACGCTGGACGCCCAAGGGCGGGCGGCGTCCTCCTCCGACCGCAACGTCGCCCAACTGGAACGCCGCGCCCGTGAACTGTCCGACCGGGTCACCACCGTGCGGGCCCGGCTCGAAACGGCGCGCTCCCGGTGGGGGGACGCGTTCCTCGACGGAAGGCACTGGGCCGACGAGGAGTCGCGCGAGAAGACAGCCCCGTGGACCGACGCCGAGTGGAACGAGGCCCGCAGCAGGCTCTTCCTGGACGCGCTCCGTCTGCACCAGGCGTTCTTGGCCGCGCAGGCCGACACGATGACCAAGAACCTCCGCGCCGCCATGGAGATCCTGCAGGGCGCCGCGCCGTCGGACGCGCCGGTCCAGGCCGTCCGGGCGGCCTGGCAGAGCCTGTTCTTCGTCGTACCGTTGGTGTCCACCACGTTCGCCTCGTTCGACCGGGTGTTCTCCCATCTCGGTCGAGAAGACCTGGGCTGGCTCTTCATCGACGAGGCCGGCCAGGCCGCCCCGCAGATGGCCGTGGGGGCCCTGTGGCGGGCCCGGCGGGCCGTCATCGTCGGCGATCCGCTGCAACTCGAACCGGTCGTCACCCTGCCCTTCACCGCGCAGCAGGCGCTGCGCCGCCACTTCGGGGTCCGTCCGGCATGGCTGCCCGGGCGCACGTCGGTCCAGCGTCTGGCCGACCAGACCAACCGGTACGGGACCTATCTCCCCGAGGAGGACGGGCAGGTGTGGGTCGGCGCGCCGCTGCGGGTGCATCGCCGCTGTGACGAGCCGATGTTCGGCATCTCCAACCGCGTGGCCTATGACGGCCTCATGGTCTACGGGGTCACCGGCAGGACCGGGCCGTTCCCGGACATCACACCTGCTCCGCCGTCGTCGCCGCCCGCCAGCAAGTGGATCGACGTCGTCTCCACCGAGTCCCGGGGCCACTGGATCCCCGCCGAGGGCGCCGAACTGCGCCGCGTCCTGACCGGCCTGCGCGACGCCTGCGGCATCGCCCCCGACCAGATCTTCGTCATCTCCCCGTTCCGCGATGTGGCGGCGCAGATCGAACGGTTCCGCCGCGAACCCGGCTTCGGCGGCCTGCGCGGCGGCACCATCCACACCGCCCAGGGCAAGGAGGCCGACGTCGTCGTCTTCGTCTTGGGCGGTGACCCCGCCAAACCCGGAGCCAAGAGCTGGGCCGCCCAGAAGCCCAACCTCGTCAACGTCGCCGCCAGCCGCGCCCGACGCCGCCTCTACGTCATCGGCAACCACCGCGAATGGTCGCGCCAACGCCATTTCGACGTTCTCGCCGCCCATCTTCCCCGCACCGACCCGATCGGGCCGCCGTCCCGGTGA